From Microbacterium sp. LWH7-1.2:
CCGGTGAGCTGCCCGGCCGCCGGCCGGCGTTCATGGACGGGATCGCCGTCGACCCGGCCGACATCGCCGACATCGCGGAGCACGTCGTCTTCATCCAGGCCAAGTTCCACGACATCGACGAGAACCTCGAAGACCAGCAGATCCCCTGGGAGCCGGTGCTGCGCGCCCTCAAGGGTGCCGGCTACACCGGCTACTTGTCGAGCGAGTACGAGGGCGAGCGCATCCCGTGGCGCTCGATCGAGCAGGTGCGCCGCCAGCACTCGCTCATCCGCTCGATCGCCTCCCGCCTCTGACCCCGAAACGAGACAGCAATGCCCAACGGACTCATCGCCGACGACAGCCTGCGCCCGCACCCCGAGGGTCTGGCGCTGAAGCTCACCCTCCCCTGGTACCGGAGCCTGTGGCTCTCGTCCGTCTCGACGCTGCGCGTCACCCTCGACGGCGTCGAGATCCCGGCCGACGACCTCGCGTTCGAGCTCGGAGGGACCCGCTACGCCATCGCCGAGCTGCCGCAGCAGAGCGAGACGCTGTGGTTCCTGCAGCAGCATCCGCTTCTCATCGTCCGCCGCGACCAGCCCTTCGCTCTGGGCGAGCAGCACGAGGTCGAGATCTTCGGCGAGCTGCGCCTGCCCTACATGCAGATCGCACCCGGCCAGGACGGCGGGCCGGGCATGTACGTGCCGAACATCGTGCGCCAGTCGCTCACGCTGACGGTGACGGAGACGGATGCTGCGCCCCCGGCGACAGCGACCGACATCGCGCCCCCGCCGCCGGCGTCGGACGACGACCCCTTCAAGCTCGGCCTCACGCTGTACTCGGCGAGTGCGGAGTTCCGCGCCGGCTGGTACGACTTCGACGGGCTGCTCGATCGCGTGGCCGAGCTGGGCATCGGTCCGGGCATCGAGATCGTCGCGTCGCAGGTGCTGCCGACCTATCCCGTGGTGTCGGACGAGTTCGTCGCGCAGTGGCGCGCCGCGTTCGACAAGCACGGGTTCGACGCCAGCTCCTTCGGGGCGAACCTCGACATGGGGCGCCGGCGCGATCGCGACATGACCCCCGACGAGGAGTTCGAGTTCAGCGAGCTGATGTTCCAGGGCGCGAAGAAACTCGGGTTCCCGCTGGTGCGCATCCAGTCCGCGAAGCCGCAGCTGCTGCGCCGGCTGCTGCCGGTGGCGGAGCGCCTGGAGCTGCAGCTGGCGTACGAGATCCACGCCCCGATGGGGCCGAATGCCGAGCCGATCATGAAGGTGCGCGACACCTACGCCGAGCTGGACTCGCCGCTGCTCGGCTTCGTCGCCGACTTCTCGTCGACGATGCACAGCATGTCGCCGACGCTGCTGCGCGCCGTGCGGCGCGCGGGCCTGGATGACGACGCGCTGGCTGAGCTTCAGCGCATCTGGTCGACCGACGCCACCATGCAGCAGCGGCAGCAGGAGTTCATCGGGTACCTGAAGGGCCGAGACTTCGATCCGGGTCGGCTCGGCTCGTTCGCCCACCTGGCTTTCAACATGCACGGCCACGTGGACCCCCGCGAGTGGGCCGACATCGTGCCGCAGATCCTGCACGTGCACGCGAAGTTCTACGACATCGACCAGAACGGTCAGGAGCCCGCCATCGACTACCCCGAGCTGGTGCGCGTCTTCGTCGAGGGCGGCTACCGCGGTTACTGGTCGAGCGAGTGGGAAGGCCACGCGTTCGCCGAGCTCGGCGAGGTCGACCCCCTGCTGCTCGTGCGCCAGCAGCACGATCTCATCCGCCGCTCGATGCACGCGGTCGCAGGCGCCCGTGTCTGACACCGAGGTCGACTTCCGCACGCTGCCGCTTCCCGAGGTGCTGCGCCTGTTCCGCGAGAACGGCGAGCCGTCCGACCCGCGTCCCGACATCGACACGTCATCCCTGAAGCGCCGCTTCCCCCGGCTCGGGAACGTCGAGGCGCGCGACCTGAAGATCGACGGTGGCGTTCGGCCGGTGCCGGCGCGCCTGTATCGGGATGCCTCCGCCGAGGCGTGCGGTCGTGCCCTGGTGTGGGTGCACGGCGGCGCCTTCATCGGCGGACACCTCGACATGCCGGAGTCGAACTGGCTGGCTCTCGAGCTCGCCGCGCAGGGCATTCCCGTGCTGGCGCTCGACTACGTCAAGTGCCTCGGCGACGTGCACTTCCCCGAGCCGTCCGACGACGTGCTCGCGGGGTGGCGGTACGCCGTCGCGCACACCGAGGAGCTGTTCGGGGTGCCGGCCGGCTCGGTGCTCCTCGGCGGGGCGAGCGCGGGCGGCAACCTCACTGCGGGTGTGGTTGCGCGGCTGCGGGATGCCGGTGCCGGCGTCCCGGCAGGGCTCATCCTGGTGTATCCCGTGGTGCACCCCAACGGTCCTGAGGCGTCGGCCGAGGTCGACCCCGAGTCCGAGCATGGTCACTTGGCGCTCAACTTCGCCGGATCCCGGGACGGCCTTCGCGACCCTCATGCTTTCGCGGCGCTGGGACCGGTCGAGGGCTTTCCCTCGACGATGATCGTGGTCTGCGAGCGTGACCAGTTGCGTCCGTCGGGGGAGGCGTTCGCGACCCAGTTGGGGGATGCCGGCATCCCGAGCGCGCTCCACCTCGAGCGGGGCGCCGACCACGGCCACATCAACGAACCTTCGGACCCGACCGCGCTCCCCACGATCGCGGCGATCACGAAGTGGATCGGCGGAGGGGTGGCGACATCATGACCACCTACACGAACCCGGTCCTGGCCGGCGACCGGCCCGACCCCGCGATCATCAAGGTCGGCGACGAGTACTGGATGACGTACTCGTCGTTCGAGGCGGCGCCGGGGCTGCTGCTCTACCGCTCGAGCGACCTCGTGAACTGGACGTACGTGACGGCGGCGTTGCCCGAGCCGGTCGGCAACACGTTCGCGGTCGACATCGCCGAGCACGACGGGCGGTTCTTCATCTACATCCCGTTCATCCCCACCGCATGGTCCGACCTCACCGAACCGTCGATCTTCGTGATCCATGCCGACTCGATGAAGGGGCCATGGTCGGAGCCGATCGATCTCGGCATCCGGCGGGCGATCGACCCTGGCCACGTCGTGGGCGAGGACGGTCGGCGCTACCTGTTCGTCAGCGGCATCCGTCGCACCGCGCTCAGCGACGACGGACTTTCGACCGTGGGCGAGCTGGAGAAGGTCTACGACGGCTGGCGCTACCCGGACGAGTGGGTGACCGAGGCGTACGCCCTCGAAGGGCCGAAGCTCTTTCGGCGCGGGGAGTGGTTCTATCTCGTGAGCGCCGTCGGTGGCACGGGCGGCCCGCCCACCGGTCACATGGTGATCGTCGCGCGGTCGCGATCGGTGCACGGACCGTGGGAGAACCACCCGCGCAATCCCGTCGCGCGAACGACGGATGCCACGCAGAAGTGGTGGTCGCGCGGCCACGCGACGCTCGTGCCAGGGCAGGGTGGGTCCGTGCTCGACGACGACTGGTGGATGGTGTCGCACGGGTACGAGAACGGCTACCGCTCGCTGGGACGGCAGATCCTGCTCGAGCCCATCCGCTGGAGCTCCGATGGCTGGCCCGAGGTCTCCGTCGACGATCCGGGCGGGGAGCTCGAGGCTCCCGCGGGCGCGGCGGAGCAGCATCCGGCGTCGTCCTTCGCCGACGACTTCTCCGAGCTGCGGCTCGGCGAGCGGTGGGCTTTCCACGCTCCCGAGCATGACGAGGTCGCGCGCCTGAGCCTCGATGACGGGCTCGTGCTCGCCGGCAAGGGGTCGTCGCCGGCGGATGCCTCCCCTCTCGCGATCCTCACCGGCGAGCATTCGTATGAGGTCGAGGTCGACGTCGAACTCGACGGCGACGTCGAAGCCGGGTTGCTCCTCTTTTTCAACAACCGTCTCTTCTGCGGCATGGGGATCGACGGCGAGCGCATGCTGAGCTTCTCGGGCGGCATCCGCACGCACTGGCGCGAGCCGGCGCCGGCCGTCCGCCGTCTGCAGCTGAGACTGCGCAACGACGAGCACATCGTCACGGGGTGGTACCGCGAGCCCGGCGACGAATGGACCCGGCACCATGTGCGCTACGAAGCCTCGGGTTACCACGCGAACACTGTGGGCGACCTGCTCAGCCTGCGGCCGGCGCTCTACGCCGCGGGCGCCGGATCTGCGCGGTTCCGCGACTTCCGCTACACGGTGCTCTGAGAGCTCGGGCGGGTGTTCTGCACCGCTCCGCGCTGCAGCGCGTTGGACGGGCCGTGCGGTCCATCGCTTCTCCTTCTCACTCCTTGAACAGGCTTGCTGCCCGGGGGACCTTCGGCGACTCGCATTCGGGGGCCGCGACACGCGGGGTCGCGCGGGCCATTCCGCGTGTTGCGCCACCCGAGGGGGCGACCCGGCGCGACCTCTCGGTTCGGCGACTCGCATTCGGGGGCCGAGACACGCGGGGTCGCGCGGGCCATTCCGCGTGTTGCGCCACCCGAGCCGGGCGGCCCGAGAGCCAGGGCGGGGTGTGTGACGACGATGCCGCCCGAGGCCGAAGCCCCGGGCGGCATGTCCCCCCATCAGTCAGCGCGTGCTCAGCTGTCCCAGGCGGCGTCCATCTCCTCGAGCACCTGGTCGACGGTCTTCTGACCGGTCAGCAGTCCCTGGACGCCGACGCCGAGCGACTCGTAGACCTTCGGGTTCGGCCACGTGGCGTTGGGCAGCCCCGCGTAGTCGCCGTTCTCGAGCAGGTCGCCGATCGGCTCGTAGATGGGCAGCAGGTTGTCTGCGGTGGCACCCGAGATCGAAACGAAGCCCGATAGGTCGGCGAAGGCCTGCGCCTCTTCCGGAGTCGCCAGCCAGTCGAGGAACTCCTGCGCCGACGCCTTGACGTCGTCCTCGGATGCCGCGTTGACAGCCCAGGCGTAGTTCGCCGAAGCGAGGGTGTAGGGCTCGCCGCCGTCGGCGGGCGGGAATGCCTGCACCGTCAGGTCGAGACCCGTTCCCGCCGCGATGGAGGACGCCGCGGAGCCGGGGACCGCGGCGGTGAGCGACGACTGCGACCCGATGCCCTGGGTGATGGAGTCGAACGTGCCACCGGCGACGCCGTCCTGGAAGCATCCGCCCTCGTTCATCTCGATGACGTCCTCGAGAACGTCGCGCCAGCCGCTGTCGGTGAAGGTGACGTCGCCGGCGGCACGCTGCTCGTTCCAGTCCGGCGTCTCGGCGTACACGCGGGTCGCCGAGACCAGCATCGAGAAGAGACCCGTGTTGAACGGCACGCCGCCCGCGAGCACCGTGAAGGTCTTGCCCCCATCGCGCGCCGTGGTGCAGGCCTCGAGGAGCTCCTCGTACGTGCCCGGGTACTCGTCGATCCCGGCCTCTTCGCCGCCGGGGCCGTTGTAGATGAAGCCGACGGGCACGAGAGCAGCGGGCTGCGCGTAGATGCTCCCGTCGTAGGTGTATTCGGCCTCGGTTCCAGCCGGGATCGTGGCGGCGGAGGTCTCGTTCAGCGGCTCGAGGAAGCCGGCCTCGGCGAGATTCACCACGGAGATCGGCTGGCCGGTGCCAGGAGCGAGGATCATCATGTCGGCCGCATTGCCGGCCTGCAGCTGCGTCGTGACCTGCGTGTTGTACGCGTCGGAGGGGTACGGGATGACCTCGATCTCGACGCCGGTCTGCTCGGTGTACTTCGCAGCGGTCTCGCCCCAGTAATCGTCCTGGTCGTTCGCTTGAGCGACCATGAGCGAGAAGCCGGCGGCGGTGTCGCCCCCGTCGCCGTTGCTGTTGCCGCCGTCATCGGCGCCGCCGCCGGAACAGCCGGCGAGGATGAGGACTCCTGCGATCGGGGCCGCAAGGAGCGGCCACCGGAGCCGGGAAGCTGTGTGCTGTGGCATTTCGACCCTTTCGTGACTTCGTTGTCGCCAGCTTCGGGTTGCTGGCTCGGCCGCTGGCCGCGAAATCACTCTGACACACATTCGCCAGTTTCCGACATTAGTATCGTTTATGTGAGGCAATAGCCCGGCTGATCCGCAGATTCGGCCCGGTCAGCCGTGCTTCTCGATGTGCAGCTCGACGGGCCCCGCGAGACCCGCCGGCAACGGTTCCGCCGACGGTTCGAACACCCCGGTCATCGGAGCGAAGATCTCGCCGGAGAGGCGGCCGGCCTCCGCGATGAGCCGGTTGCGCCACGGCGTGGCCACTTCGACCTCGATCGTGTTGTCACCACCTCGGACAGCGTATGTCACCTCGACGCGGAAGGGCGCGGTCCAGGCGATGCCGCAGTCGACGCCGTTGACGAGCACCCGCGCGATGTCGCGGACGCGACCGAGGTCGAGCCAGACGCGATCCCCCAGGGGCCGGGAGCTGAGGGTGAACCCGGCTCGGTAGACGGCTGTCCCCGAGAAGCTCCGTGCAACGTTGTCGAGCTCGGTCCACAGCGCGGGGCCGGCGGGGAGCGCGACATCCGCCCGGGCCGGGAGCGCGAGCGACCATTCCTCGCCGACGGAGAGGATCTCGACGGATGCCGCGGCCGCGTGTGGTTCCCGCCCTGAGGGCACCACGAACACCGACCCGGAAGCGGGCAGCTCGACGTCGAGGAGAATGCGGCCGTCCTCACCGCGGCTGCCGGACAGCGGGTCGGCGCGCAGGGCCACCGGGTCCCACAGGCTGAGCGGGCCGACAGCCTCGGGCACGGAGATGCGCACGCGCACGTCCTCGGCGGCCGGGTTGGCCAGGAACGTGATCCGCCGCCCGTCCACCCTGCGCGCGATGGTCCGGATCGGCGGGCCCTCGATCTCGAAGTCCGAGCGCAGGCTGAGCACGTGCAGGGCGTGGGCGAGATCCGACGTGGTGATCACGCGCCCGCGGTCGCGTGCGGCATTCCAGATCCGGTCTCTCAGACGGCCGAACTCGCCGTCGTCATCGGCGAGCGACGGCGACCCCTGTGGGGGGAGCCCCACGATGGTCGCGCCCCGATCCGCGAGCAGTTCGAGGCGACGCAGCGTCGCCACCGTCAGGCGCCGGCTGGATCCGCCGAGGAACAGCAGCCGGTAGCGTGCGCCCATCGAGCGCAGATCGCCGTCTTCGACCCGCAGGAGCGCGAGCGCGTCGGGCCCGACGTAGTCGAAGTCGAACCCCGCCGGGACGGAGGTGTCCACGGCGTGGTCGAACAGGCCGGTGACCGGCGCCTCCTCGCCGACGAAGACGGCGATGTCGACGGCGGGCTCGCCGGCCGAGAGCAGGGCGGAGCAGCGTGCGAGGTAGTCGATCCACGGACCCGCCATCCCCGCCCAGGTCTCGTTGACGGTGAACGCCTGACCGAGGAACGGCGCGAGCGCCACGCCGGGCGGGGCAGCGGCGAGCGGCTGATGAGGGGACGTGTGGATGCAGAAGCGCGTGACTCCGAGCGCGAGCTGCAGATCGGCGACGTGCTTCAGACTGCGGGGCGACGACGCCCACGGCCGGTCGAAGCTCGTGAACGCCTCGGCGCCGGTCCAGCCCTTGCCGTGGACGTGGGCGACGGATGCCGCCCCCTTGAGGTCGGCCACATACGTGGGGTGCGGACCCGACTCGGGGTCGAACGTCCACATGGCGCCCATGGGCACGTCGGCGTGCGACCGCATCGCGAGATCGTCCCCGAGCTGAGGGCGCCCGTCCTCGAGCGCCTCGGCGTAGTAGGTCATCCCGCGCCGATGCGCTTCCGCCGCGAGCGTGCCGTAGTACTCCGTGGCGAGGAGTTCGCTGAGCGTGCGCCGGTAGTCGTAGAGGAAGCGATCGGATGCCTCCGCCCCGCCGACCAGATAGCCCGCGAGCGCCGGCAGCCAGGGGAGGGGATCGTAACCGCGGAGCTCGCGGAAGCGCTCGCCGATGTCGTCCGTCCAGTTCTGGCTGCCGGCTTCGATGCTGTCGCTGAGAAGGGCATCGAAGGTCTCGGCCCCGAACCGCGCGAGGTGATGCGAGAGGAACGCCGCGACGCGGCCGCCATCGAGCTTGTCCACCTCGAGCCCGGTCGAGTCGGCGAGGGCGGGGCCGTTCGTCTGCCCGGTGAGGGAGGCGCCCAGTCGGAGGACGCGCCATCGTCCGGGCGGGGCATCCCATTCCAGCCGGTCGCCCACCACGAGGGCTGTGAGGTCGTGCACCTCGGAAGGACGAATGGCGGCCGCGTCCCCCTCTTCGGGGGTGTCCACGGCGTAGTAGTCGGGGACGACTCCGAAGCCCGCCTTGACCTCCGCGTGGTGGATCCGCCCGCCCGCGAACAGCGCGAACTCGGAGACGACGAACGCGTCGCTCCGGCGGAGCACCGGCGGCACGCGCACGCCGTCGGCGACCGGTGGAAGCGCCTCCGCCGCGCTCGCCCCCGACAGGACGAGGCGGAAGCGGCGGGCCGTCACGGGGGCGAACGCGGCCGTGCGCGCCGGCACCGTCGTCGCGTTGAGTGTCGCGATCGTCCGGTAGTCCCCGTCGTCGTCGCCGGCCTCCAGCACGGCGTCCGGCGGTGGCGCGGCGCCGAAGCCGCGGGGGCCCGGGAGGCCCACCGTCACCGCCCCGACGGTGACCGGCTCGTCGAACTCCGCTTCGATCCAGGCGGACGACCACGCGTCCGGGTCCCTGGGCAGTGAGACCGCGGTGTCGAAGGAACCGTCGGTGAGGCTGGCGGAATCGGCCACCGCGGCAGACGCGCGGATACGGGTCGGTCGCAGCGCGTCGTGCGTGGCCTCGGCGGGGAAGGCGATGACGCGCCACCCGGTCGCCCAGGGCTCGCCGGCGGCCGCGCCCCACCTGGCGGCGTCCTGGAAGAGACCGGCCACGGCGGGCAGCGCCGGCAGGTCGATGGTGCGACGGCCCTCGCCGTCGATCACCGTCTCGGACCACACGATCTTCTTCATGGCGTCCCGCGGCTCGACCCAGGGGCCGCCTGTCGCGCTCCAGCCGGCCGACGTCGCCACCGCGAGCTCGAGACCGAGCTCGCCGGCCGTCCGAACGGCCGTCTCGATCGCCTCGCGCCATGCCGCGGATCCGGGACGGACCGGGGCCGGCACGACCAGGGGCACGCCCATGCCCCCGTCGAAGAGCTGGACGCCGCGCACGCCGACGCCGTGAAGCCACGTGAGATCGCGGACGATCCCGACCGGATCGATGTTGCCGTCCATCCAGTGCCACCACGCCCGCGGGCGCGCGGCGTCGGGCGGGTCGACGAACTTCGCCCACAGATCGGAGAGAGCGGGCGACGTCGGCGCTGGCTGCGGCATGGTGCTCATCCTCTCCGCCCGGCCCGGCGATCCCGGGCCCGCGCCACTTATATCCGATATCGCTAAAACCAATGTGTGCTTTCGACGCAAGTGTGTGAAAGTGGCATCAGCGCCGCCGAAGCCGGGGCGCGTGACGACGAGGTCAGAGAGCAGATGACAGTGACGATCGAGCGCGATGCCACTCGCACCCTCACGGTGCCTCCCGATGCACGCCGCACTCCGCGCCCACGTGGCCGCAAGCCGCTGATCAGCTACGGGCATTGGTGGTGGGCGCTGCCGGCGATCATTTTGGTGATCGCCGTGCACTACGCCGCCACCCTCACCGGCGGCTTCTTCGCCTTCACGAACTGGACGGGGCTGGGCGACTGGGAGTTCATCGGGCTGGACAACTTCGTCCGGATCTTCAACGACCCGCTGATGGTCGGCGCCGTGGTCAACACGCTGTTCCTCGCGTTCGGCTCGGTCATCCTCACGAACATCCTGGGTCTCGGGTTCGCCCTCGCGATCAACCGCACCCTCAAGACGCGGTACATCCTGCGCACGCTCCTCTTCCTCCCCGTCGTGCTGAGCCCGCTGGCCGTCGCCTACGTGTGGAAGTTCATCTTCCAGTTCAACGGCCCGCTCAACGGGTTCCTCGGGGCGATCGGCCTGGAGTCATGGCAGAAGGTGTGGCTGGCCGACCCGACCTGGTCCATCTGGGCGATCCTCCTCACCGTCGTCTGGCAGCAGACCGGCTTCGTCATGGTCATCTACCTGGCGGGCCTCGCGTCGGTCCCCGTGGAGATCGAGGAGGCGGCGGCCCTCGACGGTGCCAACATCTGGCAGAGATTCCTGCACGTCACGGTGCCGGCCATCCGTCCCTCCATCGCCATCGCCACGACGCTCGGCATCATCCAGGGCCTGCGCATCTTCGACCAGATCTTCGCCTTGACCGGCGGCGGACCGGCCGGCGCCACCGAGACGCTCGCGACGCAGGTCTACAAGCAGGCCTTCTCGCTCGGCCAGTTCGGCTTCGGCTCGGCGCTCGCGCTCGTGCTGACGCTCATCATCCTCGTCTTCGCCATCCTCCAGCAGTACGCCACCCGCGACCGCGACGCCGTCGGAAGGGCCGCCTGACATGTTCCGCTACACCAAGCTCACCGCGGTCCGCGAGGTCGCCATCTGGGTCGTGACCCTGCTCGGGCTGCTGCCCTTCTACTTCCTCATCGCCACCGCGTTCAAGACCGACCAGGAGGCGCTCACGACGAGCGCGATGGCGCCGCCGTCGTCGCTGGACTTCAGCGCCTTCGTCGAGGTCCTCACCACCGGCGGCCGCAACAGCATCCCGATGAGCATCCTCAACAGCGTCATCATCACCGGCGGTGCCATCGCAGGCCTCGTCCTCTTCGGATCGGTCGCCGCGTACGTGATCACGCGGCGGACGCGGGCGTGGACGAACCTCACCTTCTATCTGGTGCTCATCGCCATCATCCTTCCGGCCCAGCTCGGAACCGTGCCGCTGTACATCGGCGCGCGCTCGGTGGGGCTCACCGGCAACGCGATCGGCATGATCCTGCTGTGGATCGGCATCCTTCTGCCGCTCTCGGTCTTCCTCTACGCGAGCTTCTTCCGGGGGCTCACCACCGAGTACGAGGAGGCCGCCGTGATCGACGGCGCGTCGCCGACCCAGGCCTTCTTCCGGGTCGTGCTCCCGCTCATGGCGCCGGCCACCGGCACGGTCGCGATCCTCGCGGGCCTCATCGTCTGGAACGACTTCTTCAACTCGCTGATCTTCCTCGGCGGATCCACGACGCAGACGCTTCCCGTCGCGATGTACACGTACGTCGGCGGACTCGTCTCGGCGTGGAACAAGATCTTCGCCGTCGTGATCATCTCGATGATCCCGATCCTGCTGTTCTACATGTTCGCGCAGAAGAAGTTCATCCAGGGCTTCGGCGGAGGCCTGAAGGGCTGACGTCGCGGCACCGATTCGGGGGCGGCCGGATCGTCGAGCGGACGGCTGAGAAGCATCCGCACGTCGCCCACTCATCCGACACACCGACCGGAGACGTCATGTACCAACTCGCACCCAATATCGAGCTCCTCTTCACCGAGGCGGGCGATTACCACGACCGCGTGCGGGCGGTCGCCGCCGCCGGCTTCACGGCCGTCGAGATGTGGGGGCCGACCGGCGTCGATGCGCCCGCGACGCCGAAGGACCTCCCCGCACTGAAGGCCGCTCTCGAAGAGACCGGCACGCAGCTCACCGCGCAGCTCGCGGAACCGCGGACGCAGTTCATGATCCCGCCGTGGGACCACTCGGAGTTCTATCGGAAGCTCGATGAGGGCGTCGGGATCGCGCAGGACCTCGGCTGCCCCCGGATCGTCGTGGGCAGCGGCACCGGTTTCGGCGGCTGGAAGCGCCAGGTGCAGCTCGACAAGCTCATCGAGATCTACCAGAAGGCGGTTGCGCAGATCGACGGCTCGGGAATCACCCTCGTGCTCGAGCCGGTCAACGTTCGCGTCGACCACCCGGGATCCCTTCTGGACCGGACGGCCGAGGCCGTCTACGTGGCCCGCGGCGTGGACTCGCCCTCCTTCGGCGTGCTCTACGACATCTACCACTCCGCCGTCGAGGGTGAGGACATGGCCGCCGAGCTCGCGAACGCCGGCGACATCGTCAAGTACGTCCAGCTGGCCGACGCGCCCGGTCGCGGCGAGCCGGGCAGCGGCTCGCTGGACTGGGCCGAGCGCCTCGGCATCCTCCGCTCCGCCGGCTACGACGGGCCGATCGGCCTCGAGTACTACCCGACGCAGGAGTCCGAGGCATCCGTCGCCCTCATCCGCGACGTGGCGACATCCGCATGAGCAGGTACCCGGAGTCCGTCGATGTCGCCATCGTCGGCAGCGGACCTGCGGGTGCGACGTACGCGCGCATCCTCAGCGAGCGGGCGCCCGAGGCGTCGATCGCGATGCTCGAGGTCGGCCCGACGGTGTCTGACCCGCCCGGCGCCCACGTGAAGAACATCGAGGACGCCGAACTCCGCGCCCGGGCGCAGCGAGCGTCGGAGGGCCCCGGCGCGGGCGAGGCGACCGTGAACAATCCGGGTGCGGTGACCTCAGGCATGCGTCGCGCACGACCAGGCACCTTTCTGCTCGCCGACGGCTACCAGATCGACGGCGAGGACGGCCTGCCGGTCGCCGCCTTCTCGAGCAATGTCGGCGGCATGGCGGCGCACTGGACGGGGGCGTGCCCGCGCCCGGGCGGGAGCGAGAGGATCGCCTTCCTCCCCGACCTCGACGAGCTGCTCGACGAGGGCGATCGCCTCTTGGGCGTGACGACGGATGCCTTCGACTCGGCGCCGTTCACGGCGCTCGTGCGCGATCGGCTCGCCGCCGCGGTGGACGAGGGGCGTGTCGACGAGACCCGCGTGCAGCGGATGCCGCTGGCGGTGCATCGGCGCGAGGACGGCCGGCTGGTGTGGTCGGGATCCGATGTCGTGCTGGGCGATGTCACCCGGGAGAACCCGAACTTCTCGCTCTTCGACGAATCGCTCGTGACGCGGGTGATCGTCGAGGGCG
This genomic window contains:
- a CDS encoding DUF6379 domain-containing protein, which produces MPNGLIADDSLRPHPEGLALKLTLPWYRSLWLSSVSTLRVTLDGVEIPADDLAFELGGTRYAIAELPQQSETLWFLQQHPLLIVRRDQPFALGEQHEVEIFGELRLPYMQIAPGQDGGPGMYVPNIVRQSLTLTVTETDAAPPATATDIAPPPPASDDDPFKLGLTLYSASAEFRAGWYDFDGLLDRVAELGIGPGIEIVASQVLPTYPVVSDEFVAQWRAAFDKHGFDASSFGANLDMGRRRDRDMTPDEEFEFSELMFQGAKKLGFPLVRIQSAKPQLLRRLLPVAERLELQLAYEIHAPMGPNAEPIMKVRDTYAELDSPLLGFVADFSSTMHSMSPTLLRAVRRAGLDDDALAELQRIWSTDATMQQRQQEFIGYLKGRDFDPGRLGSFAHLAFNMHGHVDPREWADIVPQILHVHAKFYDIDQNGQEPAIDYPELVRVFVEGGYRGYWSSEWEGHAFAELGEVDPLLLVRQQHDLIRRSMHAVAGARV
- a CDS encoding alpha/beta hydrolase, whose amino-acid sequence is MSDTEVDFRTLPLPEVLRLFRENGEPSDPRPDIDTSSLKRRFPRLGNVEARDLKIDGGVRPVPARLYRDASAEACGRALVWVHGGAFIGGHLDMPESNWLALELAAQGIPVLALDYVKCLGDVHFPEPSDDVLAGWRYAVAHTEELFGVPAGSVLLGGASAGGNLTAGVVARLRDAGAGVPAGLILVYPVVHPNGPEASAEVDPESEHGHLALNFAGSRDGLRDPHAFAALGPVEGFPSTMIVVCERDQLRPSGEAFATQLGDAGIPSALHLERGADHGHINEPSDPTALPTIAAITKWIGGGVATS
- a CDS encoding family 43 glycosylhydrolase — its product is MTTYTNPVLAGDRPDPAIIKVGDEYWMTYSSFEAAPGLLLYRSSDLVNWTYVTAALPEPVGNTFAVDIAEHDGRFFIYIPFIPTAWSDLTEPSIFVIHADSMKGPWSEPIDLGIRRAIDPGHVVGEDGRRYLFVSGIRRTALSDDGLSTVGELEKVYDGWRYPDEWVTEAYALEGPKLFRRGEWFYLVSAVGGTGGPPTGHMVIVARSRSVHGPWENHPRNPVARTTDATQKWWSRGHATLVPGQGGSVLDDDWWMVSHGYENGYRSLGRQILLEPIRWSSDGWPEVSVDDPGGELEAPAGAAEQHPASSFADDFSELRLGERWAFHAPEHDEVARLSLDDGLVLAGKGSSPADASPLAILTGEHSYEVEVDVELDGDVEAGLLLFFNNRLFCGMGIDGERMLSFSGGIRTHWREPAPAVRRLQLRLRNDEHIVTGWYREPGDEWTRHHVRYEASGYHANTVGDLLSLRPALYAAGAGSARFRDFRYTVL
- a CDS encoding ABC transporter substrate-binding protein, translated to MPQHTASRLRWPLLAAPIAGVLILAGCSGGGADDGGNSNGDGGDTAAGFSLMVAQANDQDDYWGETAAKYTEQTGVEIEVIPYPSDAYNTQVTTQLQAGNAADMMILAPGTGQPISVVNLAEAGFLEPLNETSAATIPAGTEAEYTYDGSIYAQPAALVPVGFIYNGPGGEEAGIDEYPGTYEELLEACTTARDGGKTFTVLAGGVPFNTGLFSMLVSATRVYAETPDWNEQRAAGDVTFTDSGWRDVLEDVIEMNEGGCFQDGVAGGTFDSITQGIGSQSSLTAAVPGSAASSIAAGTGLDLTVQAFPPADGGEPYTLASANYAWAVNAASEDDVKASAQEFLDWLATPEEAQAFADLSGFVSISGATADNLLPIYEPIGDLLENGDYAGLPNATWPNPKVYESLGVGVQGLLTGQKTVDQVLEEMDAAWDS
- a CDS encoding glycosyl hydrolase produces the protein MPQPAPTSPALSDLWAKFVDPPDAARPRAWWHWMDGNIDPVGIVRDLTWLHGVGVRGVQLFDGGMGVPLVVPAPVRPGSAAWREAIETAVRTAGELGLELAVATSAGWSATGGPWVEPRDAMKKIVWSETVIDGEGRRTIDLPALPAVAGLFQDAARWGAAAGEPWATGWRVIAFPAEATHDALRPTRIRASAAVADSASLTDGSFDTAVSLPRDPDAWSSAWIEAEFDEPVTVGAVTVGLPGPRGFGAAPPPDAVLEAGDDDGDYRTIATLNATTVPARTAAFAPVTARRFRLVLSGASAAEALPPVADGVRVPPVLRRSDAFVVSEFALFAGGRIHHAEVKAGFGVVPDYYAVDTPEEGDAAAIRPSEVHDLTALVVGDRLEWDAPPGRWRVLRLGASLTGQTNGPALADSTGLEVDKLDGGRVAAFLSHHLARFGAETFDALLSDSIEAGSQNWTDDIGERFRELRGYDPLPWLPALAGYLVGGAEASDRFLYDYRRTLSELLATEYYGTLAAEAHRRGMTYYAEALEDGRPQLGDDLAMRSHADVPMGAMWTFDPESGPHPTYVADLKGAASVAHVHGKGWTGAEAFTSFDRPWASSPRSLKHVADLQLALGVTRFCIHTSPHQPLAAAPPGVALAPFLGQAFTVNETWAGMAGPWIDYLARCSALLSAGEPAVDIAVFVGEEAPVTGLFDHAVDTSVPAGFDFDYVGPDALALLRVEDGDLRSMGARYRLLFLGGSSRRLTVATLRRLELLADRGATIVGLPPQGSPSLADDDGEFGRLRDRIWNAARDRGRVITTSDLAHALHVLSLRSDFEIEGPPIRTIARRVDGRRITFLANPAAEDVRVRISVPEAVGPLSLWDPVALRADPLSGSRGEDGRILLDVELPASGSVFVVPSGREPHAAAASVEILSVGEEWSLALPARADVALPAGPALWTELDNVARSFSGTAVYRAGFTLSSRPLGDRVWLDLGRVRDIARVLVNGVDCGIAWTAPFRVEVTYAVRGGDNTIEVEVATPWRNRLIAEAGRLSGEIFAPMTGVFEPSAEPLPAGLAGPVELHIEKHG